Proteins encoded by one window of Deinococcus radiodurans R1 = ATCC 13939 = DSM 20539:
- a CDS encoding acetyl-CoA carboxylase carboxyltransferase subunit alpha has product MTSTPADALRELEARVRDLEATAERTGQNLDAALAPLRTQLETLRREHAAGLSRWDRVQLARTPGRPTALDYVDRLCSDWTELHGDRRFGDDPALIGGPARWQGRPVMLLLQQKGRDTKTKIKRRFGSANPEGYRKAIRLMDLADRFGLPVVSLIDTQGAYPGLEAEERGQGWAIAESIQRMVRLRVPAVCAVIGEGGSGGALAIGVGNRVLIQENAWYSVISPEGAASILWRDAAQAPLAAEALRVTAADLLDMGIVEEVVPEPPGGAHLDMDAAAEALGSVISRHLDDLSALTPDDLLAQRAARFRSLGAFEER; this is encoded by the coding sequence GTGACCTCGACACCTGCTGACGCCCTGCGCGAACTCGAAGCCCGGGTGCGCGACCTCGAAGCGACTGCCGAACGCACCGGCCAAAACCTTGATGCCGCGCTCGCCCCACTGCGGACGCAACTCGAGACGCTGCGCCGCGAACATGCCGCCGGCCTCTCACGCTGGGACCGGGTGCAGCTCGCCCGCACGCCGGGGCGCCCCACCGCGCTCGACTACGTGGACCGGCTGTGCAGCGACTGGACCGAGCTGCACGGTGACCGCCGCTTCGGGGACGACCCGGCGCTCATCGGCGGCCCCGCCCGCTGGCAGGGGCGGCCCGTCATGCTACTGCTCCAGCAAAAAGGCCGCGACACCAAGACCAAAATCAAGCGCCGCTTCGGCAGTGCCAACCCCGAAGGCTACCGCAAAGCGATTCGGCTGATGGACCTCGCCGACCGCTTCGGCTTGCCGGTGGTCTCCCTCATCGACACCCAGGGCGCCTACCCCGGCCTGGAAGCCGAGGAGCGCGGCCAGGGCTGGGCGATTGCCGAGAGCATCCAGCGCATGGTGCGCCTGCGGGTCCCCGCCGTGTGCGCCGTGATCGGCGAAGGCGGCTCGGGCGGCGCCCTGGCGATTGGCGTGGGCAACCGGGTGCTGATTCAGGAAAATGCCTGGTACTCGGTCATTTCCCCCGAGGGCGCCGCCAGCATCCTCTGGCGCGACGCGGCACAGGCTCCCCTCGCCGCTGAGGCCCTGCGCGTTACCGCCGCCGACCTACTGGATATGGGCATCGTGGAAGAGGTCGTGCCCGAGCCGCCCGGTGGAGCCCACCTGGACATGGACGCCGCTGCCGAAGCCCTGGGCAGCGTGATCAGCCGCCATCTGGATGACCTGTCGGCCCTGACGCCTGACGACCTGCTCGCCCAGCGGGCCGCCCGTTTCCGCTCGTTGGGGGCTTTCGAGGAACGCTAA
- a CDS encoding polysaccharide deacetylase family protein, giving the protein MKRRALLGALGAGLLAVTLADLLGRAAGFRALGAGTAADRVALTFDDGPSERTPELLAVLARHDAQATFFVLESHARALPAELRALRGAGHQLESHGRWHRHALLLAPWQEWEQVRWHPGGGTLYRPPYGGHSPLTRLLARLAGHEIALWDTEGRDWTDAPAADLAAQTLARVRPGSVVLLHDGPAVTPELLDLLLRGLHERSLRAVRLDELPPQRIGWRAGLGRLRQSYGG; this is encoded by the coding sequence GTGAAGCGCCGGGCGCTGCTCGGGGCCCTCGGCGCGGGCCTGCTCGCCGTCACCCTCGCCGACCTGCTGGGCCGCGCCGCCGGGTTTAGGGCCCTGGGCGCCGGGACCGCCGCCGACCGGGTGGCGCTCACCTTCGACGATGGCCCTTCAGAGCGCACGCCGGAGCTGCTGGCGGTGCTGGCGCGGCATGATGCGCAGGCGACTTTTTTCGTGCTGGAGTCGCACGCCCGCGCTCTGCCCGCCGAGCTGCGGGCGCTGCGGGGCGCCGGACACCAGCTCGAGTCGCATGGCCGCTGGCACCGGCACGCGCTGCTGCTCGCGCCCTGGCAGGAGTGGGAGCAGGTGCGCTGGCACCCCGGCGGCGGGACGCTCTACCGCCCCCCCTACGGCGGACACAGCCCGCTGACCCGGCTGCTCGCGCGCCTCGCCGGACATGAGATTGCCCTGTGGGACACCGAGGGCCGCGACTGGACGGACGCGCCCGCCGCCGACCTCGCCGCGCAGACCCTCGCCCGTGTGCGCCCCGGCAGCGTCGTCCTGCTGCACGACGGCCCGGCAGTCACGCCCGAACTGCTCGACCTGCTCCTACGCGGCCTGCATGAGCGCAGCCTGCGGGCGGTGAGACTCGACGAGCTGCCCCCGCAGCGCATCGGCTGGCGAGCGGGGCTGGGGCGACTGCGGCAAAGTTACGGGGGCTGA
- a CDS encoding glycosyltransferase, with amino-acid sequence MPEFSVIIPARNEAAYLPGTLRALERQTLAPAEVIVVDNASRDQTAQIARSWGAQVLSCPEGGVARARQLGLDTARSSWVATTDADSLPAPGWLAAYAQAALLAGGYPEVEAYEDVILGQNLARLGEIGYVPRALVETSARRLDRGVGPFLIQHLRNLTGHTRGYFGDDRLPPPEH; translated from the coding sequence GTGCCAGAGTTTTCGGTCATCATTCCCGCCCGCAATGAAGCGGCGTATCTGCCGGGAACCCTCAGGGCACTGGAGCGTCAGACCCTGGCGCCCGCCGAGGTGATCGTGGTGGACAACGCCAGCCGCGACCAGACCGCCCAGATCGCGCGCTCGTGGGGCGCCCAGGTGCTGAGTTGCCCCGAGGGCGGCGTGGCCCGCGCCCGGCAACTGGGGTTGGACACGGCGCGCAGCAGTTGGGTGGCGACCACCGACGCCGACTCGCTGCCGGCCCCCGGCTGGCTGGCGGCCTACGCGCAGGCGGCGCTGCTCGCCGGGGGCTACCCCGAGGTCGAGGCCTACGAGGACGTGATTCTGGGGCAGAACCTGGCCCGGCTGGGCGAGATCGGCTACGTGCCGCGTGCCCTGGTCGAAACGAGTGCCCGGCGTCTGGACCGGGGGGTGGGACCTTTCCTGATTCAACATCTGCGCAACCTCACCGGCCATACACGGGGTTATTTCGGGGACGACCGGCTGCCTCCGCCGGAGCACTGA
- a CDS encoding MFS transporter → MTGAAGLRARVPLRPGTLRRVLAGVLLLSCAEFVRSGLYAGYLPQAASKLLGLPKADAVVFGASAFTAHFIADTAMRGPAGAALLRFGLRPVVLAGAALSLLALVLMSVTHTGWVLLLAAALHGIGFSPLWPAVMSLTTDSAQPTHQGRVLTAVSMSVMPFVGLSVLTLGALADAPRSAVFGLCLGLLTASLLLSLLLPQRLRTAPAPTQNPAAPTDRRQGVKVAAQALAPLIPAAFLQTLTMTLLGPLMFTLYKELGLTYWGLVALLGLGGAVAFGSMPLTGKLADQGRARLTVTLGFASLALALGGIALRPAVWALYPLAMLAGLGYAFIAPGWAALVAQRLPEAQRPAAWGTLMTVENLGTSLGPLLGGFAYRTLGVPGPFIAGSGLALLATLGYVLFRRAFDTPAGGPLDPEVASAPPSETPQL, encoded by the coding sequence ATGACCGGGGCCGCTGGCCTGCGGGCGCGGGTGCCGCTGCGTCCCGGCACGTTGCGGCGGGTGCTTGCCGGGGTCTTGCTGCTCTCCTGCGCCGAGTTCGTGCGCAGTGGGCTGTATGCCGGGTATCTGCCGCAGGCGGCGAGCAAGTTGCTGGGCCTGCCCAAGGCCGACGCGGTGGTGTTCGGCGCCTCGGCCTTTACCGCGCACTTCATTGCCGACACCGCCATGCGCGGCCCAGCGGGCGCGGCGCTGCTGCGCTTCGGGCTGCGTCCGGTGGTGCTCGCGGGCGCGGCGCTGAGTCTGCTCGCCCTGGTTCTGATGAGCGTGACCCACACCGGCTGGGTGCTGCTGCTCGCCGCCGCGCTGCACGGCATCGGGTTCAGTCCGCTGTGGCCCGCCGTGATGAGCTTGACCACCGACTCGGCCCAGCCCACCCACCAGGGCCGGGTGCTGACCGCCGTGTCCATGAGCGTGATGCCATTTGTCGGCCTGAGCGTGCTGACCCTGGGCGCCCTGGCCGACGCCCCGCGCAGCGCCGTGTTCGGGCTGTGCTTGGGGCTGCTCACCGCGTCGCTGCTGCTGAGCCTGCTGCTGCCTCAGCGGCTGCGGACGGCGCCCGCCCCGACCCAGAATCCGGCGGCCCCGACCGACCGGCGCCAGGGGGTCAAGGTGGCGGCGCAGGCCCTGGCGCCCCTGATTCCGGCGGCCTTTTTGCAGACCCTGACGATGACGCTGCTCGGGCCGCTGATGTTCACGCTCTACAAGGAGCTGGGGCTCACCTACTGGGGCCTGGTGGCGCTGCTGGGGCTGGGCGGCGCGGTGGCCTTCGGTTCGATGCCTCTGACCGGCAAGCTCGCCGACCAGGGCCGCGCCCGCCTGACGGTCACGCTGGGGTTTGCCAGTCTCGCGCTGGCGCTCGGCGGCATCGCGCTGCGGCCCGCCGTCTGGGCGCTGTATCCGCTTGCCATGCTGGCGGGGCTGGGCTACGCCTTTATCGCGCCGGGCTGGGCCGCCCTGGTCGCGCAGCGCCTGCCCGAAGCGCAGCGCCCCGCCGCCTGGGGCACCCTGATGACGGTGGAAAACCTGGGCACCTCGCTGGGGCCGCTGCTCGGCGGCTTCGCCTACCGCACGCTGGGGGTGCCCGGCCCCTTCATAGCGGGCTCCGGCCTCGCGCTGCTCGCCACCCTCGGCTACGTGCTGTTCCGGCGCGCGTTCGATACGCCGGCAGGCGGCCCGCTCGACCCGGAAGTCGCCAGCGCCCCGCCGTCCGAGACCCCACAGCTGTGA
- a CDS encoding FeoA family protein: MNEYALDELRPGEAGHIVSLDRNHPLRRRLLELGFVRGAKVVVVRRAPLGDPIELRVGSTDLALRRADLHGIRVRQ, translated from the coding sequence ATGAACGAGTATGCGTTGGATGAGCTGCGGCCCGGAGAGGCGGGACATATCGTTTCCCTGGACCGGAATCATCCGCTGCGGCGGCGGCTGCTGGAACTGGGGTTCGTGCGCGGGGCGAAGGTGGTGGTGGTGCGCCGCGCCCCGCTCGGCGACCCGATAGAGCTGCGGGTGGGCAGCACCGACCTCGCGCTGCGCCGCGCCGACTTGCACGGCATCCGGGTGCGGCAATGA
- a CDS encoding IclR family transcriptional regulator, with protein MLSLQKASNILGAFSAEQPEWGVRALSAHLGVPRATAHAYLAGLTEAGFLRRTPHGKYRLSWHIAEMGAQLTSSLPWFQDARALLTRLALDVRAVAFLCVLEGEDVVAAIRERHPDADIDLPLDVYLPATATASGKLLYVYAGMTPRTFAHCTQSSITTPDEWKTEVARVRRLGYAYSIEEWIPGQCTLAVPYHHGGSVVASIGVQMSAGRYLREERQIRARVMDVVREAEELG; from the coding sequence GTGCTTTCCCTTCAAAAGGCGTCGAACATCCTGGGTGCGTTCAGTGCCGAGCAGCCCGAATGGGGCGTGCGGGCGCTGTCGGCCCATCTGGGGGTTCCGCGTGCCACCGCCCACGCCTACCTCGCCGGGCTGACCGAGGCAGGATTTTTGCGCCGCACGCCGCACGGCAAATACCGGCTGTCGTGGCACATCGCCGAGATGGGCGCGCAACTCACCTCGTCGCTGCCCTGGTTTCAGGACGCCCGCGCCCTGCTGACCCGGCTCGCACTCGACGTGCGAGCGGTGGCCTTCCTGTGCGTGCTGGAGGGCGAAGACGTGGTCGCCGCCATCCGCGAGCGTCACCCCGACGCCGACATCGACCTGCCGCTCGACGTGTACCTGCCCGCCACCGCGACGGCGAGCGGCAAGCTGCTCTACGTGTACGCGGGCATGACCCCCCGCACGTTCGCCCACTGCACCCAGAGCAGCATCACCACGCCCGACGAGTGGAAGACCGAAGTGGCGCGGGTGCGGCGGCTGGGCTACGCCTACTCCATCGAGGAATGGATTCCGGGGCAGTGCACCCTGGCCGTGCCCTACCACCACGGCGGCAGCGTGGTCGCCAGCATCGGCGTGCAGATGAGCGCCGGGCGGTACCTGCGCGAAGAACGCCAGATTCGCGCCCGGGTGATGGACGTGGTGCGCGAGGCGGAGGAGCTGGGCTGA
- a CDS encoding helix-turn-helix domain-containing protein, giving the protein MWPWSRRASDEAPATAPAPHLATVLQTIAHEPRTPAELARTLGSTPAALEGMLQTLFAGGYVQEAAQGAGACACGPCSLKSLCRNADSGETPPLHLLRLTPRGEAYLARLAAR; this is encoded by the coding sequence ATGTGGCCCTGGTCACGACGGGCGTCGGACGAAGCGCCAGCCACTGCACCAGCTCCTCACCTCGCTACGGTGCTGCAAACCATCGCCCACGAGCCGCGCACGCCGGCGGAACTCGCCCGGACCCTCGGCAGCACGCCCGCCGCGCTCGAGGGAATGCTCCAGACCCTTTTCGCGGGCGGCTACGTGCAGGAAGCCGCCCAGGGCGCCGGGGCGTGCGCCTGCGGTCCCTGCTCGCTCAAGAGCCTGTGCCGCAACGCCGACAGCGGTGAGACGCCGCCCCTGCACCTGCTGCGGCTGACCCCGCGCGGCGAGGCGTATCTGGCGAGACTGGCTGCACGCTGA
- the feoB gene encoding ferrous iron transport protein B — protein sequence MTALTPGLPLPEAPLTAPRLPDEDACRRTLARLREVSEPRVVVVGNPNTGKTTLINAVAGTNLKVGNWAGVTVEKREARLRVGGRDVQLLDLPGAYSLSPHTPEELVTRTALLDEAPDVILNVLDAGNLERNLYLTLQLLDFQVPVAVALNLIDEAREKGMEVDAAALSRALGVPVTETVANRGRGTDRVLTQALDGATLGIGVRYPQPIEAAVTDLTRRMSEQATLPPHAWRYIALALLEGDPSVRGRLSATGHLDLIERADGHLKALDAQGIDALIDIAEARYARAGDLARLAVPQVQARRTLSEKLDRLTLHPVLGVPLFLALVLLVFRLTFSVAAPFVDLIGGPLQETVAGWAAAALAWFPLGRDIVVGAIIPGVGTVLSFLPTLLVLYLAMSFLEDSGYMARAAFLMDRAMRSLGLDGRAFIPLILGFGCNVPAVSATRTLERRSDRIVVSMILPFMSCSARLPVYVIFAAALFPRSGSWVVWGMYVLGMLVAFAFAWVLRKTSYPSEGGGVLLELPPYRFPAWKVLWKHAWRRTASFARRARTTVLATVAGVWFLLALPAVSGGHFATVPPQDSVFGKVAQAASPIFAPLGFGDWQATGALVPGFIAKEVVVGTLGQIYLGEQAAAPAPVGLLTGLENAALATWDAVKASVSALPTVLALPSFGTDTTADQKSPLAAALSRAFTPASGLSYLVFVLLYTPCIVTVGAIAQEHGRRVAWLTVAYQLIIAWVTAFIVYQIARGLL from the coding sequence ATGACGGCCCTCACGCCGGGGCTGCCGCTCCCTGAAGCCCCCCTCACCGCCCCGCGTCTGCCCGACGAGGACGCCTGCCGCCGCACCCTGGCCCGGCTGCGCGAGGTGAGTGAGCCGCGCGTGGTCGTGGTCGGCAACCCCAACACCGGCAAGACGACCCTCATCAACGCCGTCGCCGGGACCAACCTCAAGGTCGGCAACTGGGCCGGGGTCACGGTGGAAAAGCGCGAAGCGCGGCTGCGGGTCGGCGGGCGCGACGTGCAACTGCTCGACCTGCCCGGCGCCTACTCGCTCAGCCCCCACACCCCCGAAGAACTCGTGACCCGCACCGCCCTGCTCGACGAGGCGCCCGACGTGATTCTGAACGTGCTCGACGCGGGCAATCTGGAACGCAACCTCTACCTCACCCTGCAACTGCTCGACTTTCAGGTGCCGGTGGCGGTGGCGCTCAACCTGATTGACGAGGCGCGGGAAAAAGGCATGGAAGTGGACGCCGCCGCGCTCTCGCGGGCGCTGGGCGTGCCGGTCACCGAAACGGTCGCCAACCGGGGCCGGGGCACCGACCGGGTGCTGACGCAGGCACTCGACGGCGCCACGCTGGGCATCGGCGTGCGCTACCCGCAGCCCATCGAGGCCGCCGTGACCGACCTCACCCGCCGCATGAGCGAGCAGGCCACGCTGCCGCCGCACGCCTGGCGCTACATCGCCCTGGCCCTGCTCGAAGGCGACCCCAGCGTGCGCGGACGCCTGAGCGCCACCGGACACCTCGACCTCATCGAACGCGCTGACGGGCACCTCAAAGCCCTCGACGCGCAGGGGATAGACGCCCTCATCGACATTGCCGAGGCCCGCTACGCCCGCGCTGGCGACCTCGCCCGGCTGGCGGTGCCGCAGGTGCAGGCGCGGCGCACCCTGTCGGAAAAACTCGACCGGCTGACCCTGCACCCGGTGCTCGGCGTGCCGCTGTTTCTGGCGCTCGTGCTGCTCGTCTTCCGGCTGACCTTCAGCGTGGCCGCGCCCTTCGTGGACCTCATCGGCGGGCCGCTGCAAGAAACCGTGGCGGGATGGGCCGCCGCCGCGCTCGCGTGGTTCCCGCTGGGGCGTGACATCGTGGTGGGCGCCATCATTCCGGGGGTCGGCACGGTGCTGAGCTTCCTGCCCACCCTGCTCGTCCTTTACCTCGCCATGAGCTTTCTGGAAGACAGCGGCTACATGGCCCGCGCCGCCTTCCTGATGGACCGGGCGATGCGCTCGCTGGGGCTCGACGGGCGCGCCTTTATTCCGCTGATTCTGGGCTTCGGGTGCAACGTGCCCGCCGTGAGTGCCACCCGCACGCTCGAGCGCCGCAGCGACCGGATCGTGGTCAGCATGATTTTGCCCTTCATGAGCTGCTCGGCCCGCCTGCCGGTGTACGTGATTTTTGCCGCCGCGCTCTTTCCGCGTAGTGGGAGCTGGGTGGTCTGGGGCATGTACGTGCTGGGGATGCTGGTCGCCTTCGCCTTCGCCTGGGTGCTGAGAAAGACCTCGTACCCGTCGGAGGGCGGCGGGGTGCTGCTCGAGCTGCCGCCCTACCGCTTCCCTGCCTGGAAGGTGCTGTGGAAACACGCCTGGCGCCGCACCGCGAGCTTTGCCCGCCGCGCCCGGACCACGGTGCTCGCGACGGTGGCGGGGGTGTGGTTCCTGCTGGCGCTGCCCGCCGTGAGCGGCGGACACTTCGCCACCGTGCCGCCGCAAGACAGCGTATTCGGCAAGGTCGCGCAGGCGGCCTCGCCCATCTTCGCGCCGCTGGGCTTCGGCGACTGGCAGGCGACCGGAGCGCTGGTGCCGGGCTTTATCGCCAAGGAAGTCGTCGTGGGCACGCTAGGGCAGATTTACCTGGGTGAACAGGCTGCCGCGCCCGCCCCAGTGGGTCTGCTCACTGGCCTGGAAAACGCCGCCCTCGCCACCTGGGACGCGGTCAAAGCGAGCGTGAGTGCCCTTCCCACCGTGCTCGCACTGCCCAGCTTCGGCACCGACACCACGGCGGACCAGAAGTCGCCGCTGGCCGCCGCGCTCTCACGGGCCTTTACCCCCGCGTCGGGGCTGTCCTACCTGGTGTTCGTGCTGCTCTACACCCCCTGCATCGTGACGGTGGGCGCCATCGCGCAGGAACACGGGCGCCGGGTCGCGTGGCTGACCGTCGCCTATCAGCTCATCATCGCCTGGGTGACGGCGTTCATCGTGTACCAGATTGCGCGGGGGCTGTTGTGA
- the accD gene encoding acetyl-CoA carboxylase, carboxyltransferase subunit beta produces MALDRFFRRRRPQQQAGTDLPDLWTQCPACKEGLYNRELEQEAYVCPRCGHHFRLSAERRVEVLADPGSFRQLSGQVHPVDPLHFTDTEPYPERLRRAQAKTGRPDAILTGTATLHGLPVTLAVMDFAFSGGSMGSVVGEEIARAAEYAAESRTPLLLVAASGGARMQESALSLMQMAKTTVALEALSGRGVPYLSLLTDPTTGGVTASFATIADVIIAEPGALIGFAGPRVIQQTIRQNLPEGFQRAEFLLEHGMVDNVVDRREQRRHLAGLLGVLTRQEARL; encoded by the coding sequence ATGGCATTGGACCGTTTTTTCCGCAGGCGCCGCCCCCAGCAGCAGGCGGGCACCGACCTGCCGGACCTCTGGACGCAGTGCCCGGCCTGCAAAGAGGGGCTGTACAACCGCGAACTCGAACAGGAAGCCTACGTCTGCCCCCGCTGCGGCCATCACTTTCGCCTCAGCGCCGAGCGCCGGGTGGAGGTGCTCGCCGACCCCGGCAGCTTCCGGCAGCTTTCGGGGCAGGTGCATCCGGTGGACCCGCTGCACTTCACCGACACGGAGCCTTACCCCGAGCGCCTGCGCCGCGCCCAGGCCAAAACCGGGCGCCCTGACGCCATCCTGACCGGCACGGCGACCCTGCACGGCCTGCCGGTCACGCTCGCGGTGATGGACTTCGCCTTCTCGGGCGGCAGCATGGGCAGCGTGGTGGGCGAGGAAATTGCCCGCGCCGCCGAGTACGCCGCAGAGAGCCGCACCCCGCTACTGCTCGTCGCGGCGAGCGGCGGCGCCCGAATGCAGGAAAGCGCGCTCTCGCTGATGCAGATGGCGAAAACGACGGTGGCGCTCGAGGCCCTCAGCGGACGCGGCGTGCCGTATCTTAGCTTGCTGACCGACCCCACCACCGGGGGCGTGACGGCCAGTTTCGCCACCATCGCCGACGTGATCATCGCCGAGCCGGGTGCCCTGATCGGGTTCGCCGGGCCGCGCGTGATTCAGCAGACCATTCGCCAGAATCTGCCCGAAGGCTTTCAGCGCGCCGAATTTCTGCTCGAACACGGCATGGTGGACAACGTGGTGGACCGCCGCGAGCAGCGCCGCCACCTCGCCGGGCTGCTCGGCGTGCTGACCCGGCAGGAGGCGCGGCTGTGA